From Zea mays cultivar B73 chromosome 3, Zm-B73-REFERENCE-NAM-5.0, whole genome shotgun sequence:
GCCTGATTGGATGCCTGTATCTGGACGCGCAGGCTCGGATGGCCCTGGCTGACCTGATACGGTATTTTTCTGCGTATGAGTGGATGCAACCAAATAACTATAAAATGGTTTATTTTGCATCCGCTCATGCAGCCTGCGTCTCCCTTGTACAGGCAACCAAACAGGAGCTCAGACAGAGTCAACGCATACGGTGGTTCAAGATGAGACGGTGCGGGTAACCAAACATACGGATACAGTATTGGAGTAGAGTGTGTTTGGTTCTCCAGCCAGACTTCATTTCCTTGCTCAGACATAAATCAAGATAGAACTAGCGTTTGTTTCCTTGGTGAGTTCGCTTTGGGGCTTGTGCTGGCAAGATTTTTGCTTGCTGGTGGAGGAGAGCAAGATtggctcgcccatgctggcaaAGCTCACCTTGCTGGACGAGACAAGGTGAGCAAAGCAAGTGAAGTAACCAACCGTACCCTAGTGTTTCATTGCAACAGTATAACTTCCAAAATTAAACTAGCATATTCTTTTCATCAGACATTCTACTAGTTACACTTACAAAAGATAAAACCAGACATTAATCACTTGTAGACGAATATTATGAAAAGAGAACAAGTACATGTGGAAGTTTTATCCAACCTTTGTATTTGTATGCCCCTTAAATGTTTGAACTGGACTGTCAATTATCCTTCCTGGACTCATCGATAAGTCCCAAAGCTTCAATGAGTTGTCAGTAGATGCAGATACTATTGTCGATGCATCCAGATACTTAACATAGCTTACAGTCTTTGTGTGCCCAACTAGTGTACAATAAGGAGCTCGTATGTGACGTAGATCATAGCAGTAAATTTTGTGGTCTGCAGAGCCGATGGCAATGGAGCGAGCAGTATCAGGTTGAAATTGCACAGAACACACATTTGCCCTTGTTTTAATAGTGCCAATACTCCCAGCCTGCACAGTTCACAAAAAATGTGTTATAACAATGAAGAGAAGCAACTCTAATCCACATACAAGTTCGATAACCATGTTATCGTTAGTTAAAAAGCTGACATACAGTAGGTGCAAGAATAAAATTGCCTGATTCATATCCCACAGCTTCACAGATCCATCATCACTCCCACTGACCAATTTTGTTGGGTCCACAATTGAGAAGTCCACCGACCACACACGTCGCTCATGCTCCCTCATCTCAACAAAAACTTGACTCCTAGTAACATCCCAAACCTGAAAATACAGGGATATTATGGTAATTGCATCAAATACAATTTAGTTATAAAAAACATGCCACAGAACTTACCTGCACTATACCCTCAAAATCACTAGATGCTATATGGCTCTTCATATAACTGTTCCAGGAAATACAACTCAGTTTTGATCTATTAGACATCTCTACCACAGGATAGTGAATATCACGGTGTTCATTTACAATCATATTATACTCAAACACTTTTATCTTCTTAtttacaccagcagttgcaaaaaACTCTCTATCTCGGTCAAACCCTACGGAGCATACTAAGTTTGATGAGTTCAGTGAATCACAATGCTTCAATTCTGCCCGAACTTTCAACTTACTGAATGACAAGTACTTGCACAATCCCTCAAGAAAAGAGTTCACCCAACCTCTTTGCCTTCTACCATATTGCCTTTCCAAAGAAAAATCATCTATTGAACTTGCTTCTGTCCCAACAGCTGAACCAGTAGTCCTCTTAACAACTCGATTACAACTATTTATCTGGTTGCCAACTTGCTTCGCCAACTTGGACCTTGTTAGAAAATAAGCTGTTTCAAGTTTTTTTAAGTTCTTCATCAACCTGGAGCTTTTTGACAGAACATTTTCCTGGATTAACTCAGAGGACGGCACTGTTCTTGAACATTCTTCCACACTACGATTATTTTCCTCCATATCAACGCCTTGCAGCTCAGGTCTAAAACGCTTCCTGGATCCACAATCACTCTGATCTTCAACAGTTCCAGAGCACACCTCTTTATCCAAATCTGGTGAGAAGTTCACACAGTGGCCAAGTGCAGACTGCTGGTGGAGTACCTCATTGATGTCAGAAGAGAGAAAAGCAACAGTGTCCTGCAAACTGTCTGCCATATCTTGCTTTCTTTTCTGCAACTGCTGAAGAAAATCCAGCAATAATTCTTGTTCTTCTATCTCTTCGCGTAACCTAAGTGCCGCTTCACGTTCTTCCAGGCTATTCCTTGACTGATTAAGGAATTCACTCTGCAGCACCTCACTGTCaaacaaaaagaaacaaaaaagaaaacaggtgggaagttcaATGTGGCACAACCTCATTGAATAACACAAAGTTAACATGCAGATACATATCtttacttatttatttatttttttgaaaTAATTACATCAAGGGTAAGTATGTGACTAACTAGTAATTAAGGTAGACAGaatcaaatgaagaaaaacaatgtTAACCTCAACTAAGATCGAGCAATGGTCTATTGTCTAAACAGAAATCTCTAGCCAAAGATAAAGATCCACTGAGAACGAATAAAACGAAAAGGTGTGCTGGCACTTTCATCAGTTGCAATACAGCCACATTTTTCTATTGAAGAAATGAATATTTGAAATAGACATGAAAGACGAATAGTATCAAAACCAAAATAGTATAGGATAAATGGTATGTCTAACTTTCACAAATAGGCAGAACTGTCCTGCAAGTGCGTGGTAGGATGTGTTAGTTGTTACTCCCTTTGTCCCAAAATATAAGGTGTAACCATTTTTTATTCTTGTTTCATAATATAAGGTGTGTTATCTCTTGATGCATGTACATATACTAGTGTTGATAGAGAGAATTAAACACATTTCTTGGTACTTGAACTAGAGATGGTTACGCCTTATATACTGGGACGGAGAGAGTACAACTTTTAGATTGTTTGCTGCACTTTTCCACATAAAATTAAGGCTAGAACAAGAATGTCAAATCTAGAATATGTGGTGCATTGTTAACAAATTCCGATGTTTCAAATTGCTTATTTTAATTCTAGTGTTTGTTACTGCCTCATGAATATTGGTTTTCCTATCTGCAAGATTCAGCCAATTTTCCAGGCTAGCTTGATCTTCAAACAACTGCATGCTCGTGTCTGTCAATCCACGTTCTGTCTTATGGAGTGTACGACCACAGCACATATACTAACAAACAAATCAGTTCCCAGCTTTGAGGAGAAGCATTACTAATATATGCATAAAGGACTTCATGCTACCTAATGTGAAACAAGAAACCGCTCACGCAACCTTTCTCCTGGGGTAACACACTCAAAAATAGTGCACGGCACACGACGCACCTCATCTTCGGTCTGGTTTCTGGCACAGGGTGCATTAGCAACTGGCAGAAAGATGCTTCCTTGGGCCATTTGAGCAGCAACTGTGGCGGCAACACCCGGTGCCTCAGATTCGCCATTGCCCGCATCTTGTCCTCCATTGTTTCGAATGTGCAGAACAGCTGCAGTCCGCGAAGCAAAGACAGGCGATGTCAAGACGTGCCGCAGAACAGAAGTATGTTGGTGTGAAGCAAACGCACCTCGAACAAGAGCACACCCAGTCTATAGACGTCAGAGGCGAAGGTAGCGGCGCTGTCGTCCGCCTCCTCGGGACTGGTGTACCAGTTGAGCTCCATGGCCAGCACGCTCTTGAGCGGGAACGACTTCCCCGCGCGCTCCTCGCCGCGTCCGGCGCCGTCCCCTCGCCGCGGAGGCGAGGCGTCCGGGTCGGCGTCCTCGGAGGCGTCGGAGCCAGAGCACGAACCCgaggcgtcggagccggaggcggACTCGATGAAGGCGACGCGCGCGAAGGGCGGCGACACGACGAAGCACGACGGCCGCGCGCTGCCCACGGCCACCCCCTGTGCGTGCGCGACGGCCACCGCCTCCGCCACCTGCCTGAACACGTGCACGCACTCCGCCGCCTCcaccgcccggcccggccggtcCAGCCACTCCCGCAGGCTCACCTCGCCGCCGTCCTCCGCCCGTCTCCCTTCCTCCGCCGCATCAACCTCGGTCTCCGCCTCCCCCCACCGCCGCGCGCCGCCAGTGGCGCCACGGGACGGCTCCATACCACACACACTCCGCCCCCTCCACTCTACCCCATGACCGGGATCACCTCCGATTCGCCGCGCCCCGCACCTCCATGCACTGCTCCGCCACTCCCATCCGAAGCAGAAAGGACAGCTCCGAACGGCCTCGATGTAGCGGAGGGGATAAGGATCtgaagcagcagcaaggccagcaaGCAGCCACCTGAGCCCGCCGAACAAACGCGAGGTGGGAGGAGCAGTGAGAGGAGTGGAGGAGAGGCGAGCAGCGAGCCACACCCACACAAAACCCGCTTTATAAATCGTGGCTCTCTCGTCTACTACTGCTTTATTTCCGTCGCCTCGGTAGCCGCCTCCCAGCCGCACAACGCCCGCGACCCTTACCCACGAACAcctcgcccccgcccccgcccccgccccagTTCGGGGCGGAAGCCCGCACAGGGCGCACAGCGACCAGGCCAGTCCATCTCCCTCGCCCTCGAAGGCTCGAACTGCTGCTCTACATCTACAGGAACAGTACCGCTGCACTAGACAACAAACCAAACCTGACCGCGGAGATGAAACGACGACACTGTCTTGACTCGACGCCCACAGGCCACACCCACTGGCAGTGGCAGCCACGCCGCGGAGGAGGAAGAAAACGTAAGCCGGCGAGGCGAAGCCAGCAACAACAACAACTCCAGCGCCGCACGCACCCCTACGCCTCTCCAAGACTCCAACCCTACTCCTCGAGCTCTCCCCCGGTCTACTGGTACTTGGCAGGCGATTCCCAAAAAGATTTGCCTCAGAGCACGAGATCAAAGATCAGAAACCATTTAAAAATCCAGAAAAGCAACCGCGGGTGACGTGGCGCTACTAATAATGGAAACCGCGGGGACCACGCGAAAGAGGAAAGCCGTCAATCCACGCGCCTGTACCGCTCGGTCTCATGACACCTGGGCCCGTGACCATGGAGTGGCCAAGCGACCGGTGACTCGCGACCGGCTCAGCTCGCGTAAGAAACCGCCTGCAATGAAGTGGATCAAAAGGGCGCTTGTTTTTTGAAAAAGAGCGCACCTGGGTTTGATAATTAAAGCTCCACGTAGCCGTACCGGGCCCACCAGTCGGCCTGCTACCCGAGCATCAACTCATGGGCCGCCCTGACGAGCAGTTTGACCCAATGGGCGGCCACGTCGCTGTCCGCGGGTCCGCCTCTATATATTCCGCCGTGGAGCCCAACCGTCAGAGGGCTGGCACCAGGGCGTTGGGAGAGGACCggtgcgggcgcgcgggcgcggtaACGTGGCGCGACGACGGCCGCAAGCCCAGAAGCCCTAGTGCGTGGGAACTGGACTCAT
This genomic window contains:
- the LOC103651250 gene encoding protein SPA1-RELATED 4, whose product is MEPSRGATGGARRWGEAETEVDAAEEGRRAEDGGEVSLREWLDRPGRAVEAAECVHVFRQVAEAVAVAHAQGVAVGSARPSCFVVSPPFARVAFIESASGSDASGSCSGSDASEDADPDASPPRRGDGAGRGEERAGKSFPLKSVLAMELNWYTSPEEADDSAATFASDVYRLGVLLFELFCTFETMEDKMRAMANLRHRVLPPQLLLKWPKEASFCQLLMHPVPETRPKMSEVLQSEFLNQSRNSLEEREAALRLREEIEEQELLLDFLQQLQKRKQDMADSLQDTVAFLSSDINEVLHQQSALGHCVNFSPDLDKEVCSGTVEDQSDCGSRKRFRPELQGVDMEENNRSVEECSRTVPSSELIQENVLSKSSRLMKNLKKLETAYFLTRSKLAKQVGNQINSCNRVVKRTTGSAVGTEASSIDDFSLERQYGRRQRGWVNSFLEGLCKYLSFSKLKVRAELKHCDSLNSSNLVCSVGFDRDREFFATAGVNKKIKVFEYNMIVNEHRDIHYPVVEMSNRSKLSCISWNSYMKSHIASSDFEGIVQVWDVTRSQVFVEMREHERRVWSVDFSIVDPTKLVSGSDDGSVKLWDMNQAGSIGTIKTRANVCSVQFQPDTARSIAIGSADHKIYCYDLRHIRAPYCTLVGHTKTVSYVKYLDASTIVSASTDNSLKLWDLSMSPGRIIDSPVQTFKGHTNTKNFVGLSISDGYIATGSETNEVFVYHKEFPMPVLAYKFSVTDPISGQEIDDQSQFISCVCWRGQSSTLLSANSSGNIKILEMD